The Williamwhitmania sp. genomic interval CAATTCGTGGAAAGGACGATGTTATTGAGCAGCTAGAACGCAAGGTTGAAACGTTGGTTGTTGCAAAATCGTTTGCCTCCTCAAGCGAAGATACGCATGAAGGTAAGTTAAAGATTAACAAAATTGTGCGGGAAATTGACAAATGTATTGCTCTTTTAAATCGATAGCCCGATTGCTAAATGGATGATAAACTTTCAATAAAAGTAAACGTAGCCGAACGATACTATCCCTTGAAGATAGAGCGGGCCGATGAGGAAAAGATTCGGCGGGCTGCCAAGATGATTAACGACAGGGTTCTGCAGTATAAGCAGCGCTACACCGATAAGGATACACAGGACTTTTTGGCCATGGCTGCCTTACAGTTTGTGATTCGGCTGCTGGAGCATGAGGAGAAGTTGGATATGAGCCCAGTTATGGATGGTTTATCAGAAGTAGAAAGAGATTTGGACGACTTTATAGAGAGAAAAACAGGTTCTTTTAAATAGCATTGCCCGCATAGTTTCCTATATCTTGTGGCGAAACTCAACATTTTAACACTTGGAGTTAAGCTCATATTGTCGAAACCAGGCCTAGTACCAACTTCGGTTGGGATTCCCTTCGGGGAACGTTGGAAGGTTGAGATTGTTTGGCAGCTCCACCCATGTTCATTGGGGTTTCAAAAACAATAGGAAACTTATGCGGGCATTTTTTAGTTTTATTAACTATTTATTTTACGTTTATGGTATATACAATAGTGGCTGCAGGCCTTGCCCTCATAGGCGGATTTGCAATATCCTACATGCTGCTTCACCTATTCCTTCGAAAAAAGCGGCAATCAATTATACGAGAGGCTGAATCTGAAGCAGAGGTCATCAGAAAAGATAAAATTCTTCAGGCTAAGGAAAAATTTTTGACGCTTAAAACTGAGCACGAAAAGGTAATTAACGAAACGAATAACAGGCTCATTCAGTTCGAAACCCGTTTGAAGCAGAAGGAAACGGCCGTATCACAAAGGATGGAGGAGTTTCAGCGGAAAAAGAATGAGATTGACGCTATCCGCAATAACCTCACTGGTCAGCTGGAGTTGGT includes:
- a CDS encoding cell division protein ZapA codes for the protein MDDKLSIKVNVAERYYPLKIERADEEKIRRAAKMINDRVLQYKQRYTDKDTQDFLAMAALQFVIRLLEHEEKLDMSPVMDGLSEVERDLDDFIERKTGSFK